GTGGAATTTTGGTTACTTGtggataaatagaataattaaataattaaattgaatgaaattaaatgataaatgataaatggttCGTGGTTTGGGATCGTTTTAGACAGAGACCCCGGCGTAGGGGTCCAGGACCTAAAACAGATTGAGAGAAATTCGTGAATGAAGTGGAATTTTGGTTATTTgtggataaataaattgataaatgaattggatagataataaataaattaattggcCATTTATTTATGGTTTGGGATCGTTTTAGACAGAGACCCCGGCGTAGGGGTCCAGGACCTAAAACGAATTGAGAGAAATTCGTGAATGAAGTGGTTTTTTGGTTATTTCtggataaatagaataattaaataattaaattgaatgaaattaaatgataaatggTTCGTGGTTTGGGATCGTTTTAGGCAGAGACCCCGGCGTAGGGGTCCAGGACCTAAAACAGATTGAGAGAAATTCGTGAATGAAGTGGAATTTTGGTTATTTgtggataaataaattgataaatgaattggATAGATAATACATTAAATTATAAGCGAATTAATTGGCCATTTAGTAAATATGGTTCGTGGTTTGGGATCGTTTTAGACGGAGACCCCGGCGTAGGGGTCCAGGACCTAAAACAAATTGAGAGAAATTCGTGAATGGAGTGGAATTTTGGTTACTTTtggataaatagaataattaaataattaaattgtattaaattaaatgataaatgataaatggttTGGGATCGTTTTAGACAGAGACCCCGGCGTAGGGGTCCAGGACCTAAAACAAATTGAGAGAAATTCGTGAATGAAGTGGAATTTTGGTTATTTgtggataaataaattgataaatgaattggatagataatacattaaataattgGCCATTTATTTATGGTTTGGGATCGTTTTAGACAGAGACCCCGGCGTAGGGGTCCAGGACCTAAAACAGATTGAGAGAAATTCGTGAATGAAGTGGAATTTTGGTTATTTGtggataaatagaataattaaataatgaaattgaatgaaattaaatgataaatgataaatggttCGCGGTTTGGGATCGTTTTAGAGAGAGACCCCGGCGTAGGGGTCCAGGACCTAAAACAAATTGAGAGAAATTCGTGAATGAAGTGGAATTTTGGTTGTTTGTGGATAGATAATTATAAGATGATTATggatagataattattaaattataagcGAATTAATTGGCCATTTAGTAAATATGGTTCGTGGTTTGGGATCGTTTTAGACAGAGACCCCGGCGTAGGGGTCCAGGACCTAAAACAAATTGAGAGAAATTCGTGAATGAAGTGATTTATTAGCTGTATgtggataaatataataattaaataatgaaattgaatgaaattaaatgataaatgataaatggttCGGGTTTGGGATCGTTTTAGAGAGAGACCGCGGCGTAGGGATCCCGGACCTAAAACAGATTGAGAGAAATTGATAAACGAATTGGTATTATGCTTATGTAtggataaatggaaaataaacgaATTGGATTTGcgtttacaaacatcggtaggaacGTACACCGTATCCCAGGAGGCAGAATAtaccatatcgctataccatatCCTTGAGGCAGACTATAtaccatatcgctataccatatCCAATGAGGCAGAATATAtaccatatcgctataccatatCCTTAGAGGCAGATTAtaccatatcgctataccatatCCTTAGAGGCAGACTGttccatatcgctataccatatCCTTAGAGGCAGATTGTAtaccatatcgctataccatatCCAGAGGCAGATACATATTACTAAGGGAATTAACGTAACTATCTAGAGCAAGAATCATCGTATACCAGAAGCAGGCTATCTATGTAATGCTAAGTCAAGCACAATCACCAGAAGTTCAGACATATGGCCATGACTAACCCTAGGTGGCAGCATTGTCTATGCTATAATATCTAGTAGTAAGTAATATTCTATAATAGTAGGAATTTCTAGTAAGTAATATTCTTAAGTAGTAAGTAATATTCTTAGTAGTAAGTAATATTCTAGTAGTAAGTAATATCTTAGTAAGTAATATTGTAAGTAGTAATATATTCTAAGTAGTAAGTAATATTCTAAGTAGTAAGTAATATTCTTAGTAAGTAATATTGTAAGTAGTAAGTAATATTCTAAGTAGTAAGTAATATTCTAAGTAGTAAGTAATATTCTAAGTAGTAAGTAATATTCTTAGTAGTAAGTAATATTCTTAGTAAGTAATATTCTAAGTAGTAAGTAATATTCTTAGTAGTAAGTAATATTCTTAGTAAGTAATATTCTAAGTAGATTTCTAAGTAATAATTCTAAGTAGTAAGTAATAttctaatagtagtaatatttaaGTAGTAAGTATATCTaagaaattaagataatattctAAGAAAGTAATATTCTATAAAGTAGTAAGTAATATTATAAGTAGTAAGTAATATTCTTAGTAAGTAATATTCTAAGTAGTAATATTCTAAGTAGTAATATTCTAAGTAGTAATATTCTAAGTAGTAATATTCTAAGTAGTAGGTAATATTCTAAGTAGTAAGTAATATTCTAAGTAAGTAATATTCTAAGTAGTAATATTGTAAGTAGCAAGTAATATTGTAAGTAATATTGTAAGTAGTAAGTAATATTGTAAGTAATTTCGTAAGTAGTTGTAAGTAATGTAGGTAGGGCTGCACAGGTCTTTTCCCCTCaactccctatccccccccccccctcgatagCAAGGGCATATCAAGTTGCAAAGACCCATCCTGTTCTAAGGacctaggggggggggaggggggagtatgtTGCAAGCTCCTGCCGAGAGAAAAACGACTTAAAACACGCTTGCTAACATTGGCTTCATCTCGAGGCTTCATCTCGAGGCTTCTCTTGAGCGTCATCTCTTGGGCTTCATCTCGAGGCTTCATCTCGAGGCTTCATCTCGAGGCTTCTCTTGGGCTTCATCTCGAGGCTTCATCTCTTGGGCTTCATCTCTTGGGCTTCATCTCGAGGCTTCATCTCGAGGCTTCATCTCGAGGCTTCATCTCGAGGCTTCATCTCTTGGGCTTCATCTCGAGGCTTCATCTTGGGCTTCATCTCGAGGCTTCATCTCTTGGGCTTCATCTCGAGGCTTCTCTTGGGCTTCATCTCGAGGCTTCATCTCTTGGGCTTCATCTCGAGGCTTCATCTCGAGGCTTCATCTCGAGGCTTCTCTTGGGCGTCATCTCGAGGCTTCTCTTGGCCTTCATCTCGAGGCTTCATCTCTTGGGCTTCATCTCGAGGCTTCATCTCGAGGCTTCTCTTGGGCTTCATCTCGAGGCTTCATCTCGAGGCTTCTCTTGGGCTTCATCTCGAGGCTTCTCTTGGGCTTCATCTCGAGTCTTCTCTTGGGCGTCATCTCGAGGCTTCTCTTGGGAGAAGCTCCGGGCGCACTCGAGGACAGGCGCTGGGCCACTCGACCGTAGCTTCCTGTACGGTCATTCAGCCATCTCACTTATACTTATAATCCTTACCACTTACAATCTTACGAAGGAAACAGAGGCACTACTTACCCTGTGAGGAAGCGTCGGTGGGCCGTAGACAATAGACCCTCTCGGCTTCACCACTTACAGTCACTTACAATACCCACAACACCatttataacaacacacatacccacagcaCCACTTACAATCAACTTATAAATCCTTACCACTTACAATCACTTATAGATACTTACGAAGCGAAACAGAGGCACCACTTACCCTGTGAGGAAGCGTCGGTGGGCCGTAGACAGGCGCGACGCCCCGTACCCCGTAGACCCTCTTGGCTTCATCACTTACAGTCACTTATAATACCCACAGCACCACTTACAATCACTTACAATACCCACAGCACTTACAATCAACTTATAGATACTTACGAAGCGAACAGAGGCACCACTTACCCTGTGAGGAAGCGTCGGTGGGCCATACACCATAGACCCTCGGCTTCACCACTTACAATCACTTACAATACCCACAGCACCAATTACAATCAACTTACAATCCCCACAACACTTACAATCAACTTATAGATACTTACGAGGCGAACAGAGGCACCACTTACCCTGTGAGGAAGCGTCGGTGGGCCGTAGACGCGCGGGCTCGTACCCTTACAATCGGCTTACGTAGTCAGGCAGCGAAAGGTGTACAATGCCGCAGGGGGGTGTACAACCTGTAGCAGGGAGCTTTGTATCCTTCAGGGGCTTTGTAGTCTCGAACGGAGGCTTGTAGTCTTCAACGGGAGCTTTGTAGTCTGCTGCGGGGGCTTTGTAGTCTTCAACGGGAGCTTTGTAGTCTCAGGGCTTTGTAGTCTCAAGGGACTTTAGTCTGCGCGAGGGTTGTGCAACGAGCTTTACCAGCGGGAGTTGAGTCTCACGGGGAGCTTTGAGTTCACGGGAGCCTCGTGCTTCACGGAGCTTGAGTCCTTCAACATCCCTGTACTTCAACAGGACTTCAGTCCGCAAAGCAGCTTTATAATCTGTAGAAGGGCTCGTGTACGGCTGGGCGACAGCGTACCCACCGTACCTCTGTTAGCGGAAGGGTCGGTGGGTCCGTCGTAGCCTGGTACGGGTCCGCTGGTTGACCCCCGTAGTGGAGACCAGTCGTGGCCGAGCGAGCTAGTCATCTGAATTCTCCCCGCACGTGGACATCCTTGTGTATGGCTTACGTAGGGACGAGGCACCCTCGGGGTAAGGGGTCGTGAACTTGGGCCTCCAGTTGGGGTCCATCGTGGTCGAGTACGAAGGGTCGTGGATTTTGTAGCCGTGGCCGTCAGCCTTGGGAGCCTCGTAGCCCGACTTGGGGGCATCGTAGGCAGACTTAGGGGGCAGGTAATCCGATTTGGGAGGCATGTAGTCATACCCGCTGGCTGTTGGAGGCTTGTAGGTCGGTTTTGGGGCGTGGTAGCCTCGGTGGGGCAGTCCCTCTGGGGCCTTGTACACATATCCGCTGGAAGGTGCCTCGTAATCTGATTTTGGGGGTAAGTAATCTGACTTAGGGGGCGTATAGTCATACCCGCTGGCTGTTGGTGGCTTGTAAGTCGGTTTCGGGGCGTGATAGCCAGGGTGGGGCGCCCCTTCTGGGGCCTTGTATACATATCCACTGGAAGGTGCCTCGTAATCTGATTTTGGGGGTAAGTAAGCCGATTTGGGAGGTGTGTAGTCATAACCGTGTTGTGCAGGTGCTTTGTAAGCAGTCGGAGGCTTGTAAGTCGGTTTCGGGGCGTGATAGCCTGGGTGGGGCGCCCCTTCTGGGGCCTTGTACACATATCCGCTAGAAGGTGCCTCGTAATCTGATTTTGGGGGCAAGTAATCTGACTTTGGGGGTGTATAGTCATACCCGCTGGCTGTTGGTGGCTTGTAAGTCGGTTTCGGGGCGTGATAGCCAGGGTGGGGCGCCCCTTCTGGGGCCTTGTACACATATCCGCTAGCAGGTGCCTCGTAATCTGATTTTGGGGGTAAGTAAGCCGATTTGGGAGGTGTGTAGTCATAACCGTGTTGTGCAGGCGCTTTGTAAGCAGTCGGAGGCTTGTAAGTCGGTTTCGGGGCGTGATAGCCTGGGTGGGGCGCCCCTTCTGGGGCCTTGTACACATATCCGCTGGAAGGTGCCTCGTAATCTGATTTTGGGGGTAAGTAATCTGACTTAGGGGGCGTATAGTCATACCCGCTGGCTGTTGGTGGCTTGTAAGTCGGTTTCGGGGCGTGATAGCCTGGGTGGGGCGCTCCTTCTGGGGCCTTGTACACATATCCGCTAGCAGGTGCCTCGTAATCTGATTTTGGGGGTAAGTAAGCCGATTTGGGAGGTGTGTAGTCATAACCGTGTTGTGCAGGCGCTTTGTAAGCAGTCGGAGGCTTGTAAGTCGGTTTCGGGGCGTGATAGCCTGGGTGGGGCGCCCCTTCTGGGGCCTTGTATACATATCCGCTGGAAGGTGCCTCGTAATCTGATTTTGGGGGCAAGTAATCTGACTTAGGGGGCGTATAGTCATACCCGCTGGCTGTTGGTGGCTTGTAAGTCGGTTTCGGGGCGTGGTAGCCAGGGTGGGGCGCTCCCTCTGGTGCATTGTATACATATCCGCTAGCAGGGGCCTTGTAATCTGCAACAGGAGCTTTGTAATCTGCAACAGGAGCTTTGTAATCCGCAGCCGGTGCCTTGTAATCCGCAGCCGGTGCCTTGTAATCCACAACAGGAGCTTTGTAATCCGCAGCCGGTGCCTTGTAATCCGCAGCCGGTGCCTTGTAATCCGCAGCCGGTGCCTTGTAATCCGCAGCCGGTGCCTTTTGTAATCCGCAGCCGGTGCCTTGTAATCCCCAGCCGGTGCCTTGTAATCAGAAGTAGGTTCTGGCTCTGGCGCCGTGTATGCGTCTTGAGGAGCAGCGTGGGGCAGTACAGTCCCTCCATACCCTAGCAACGGCACAGGGTATTGGGGTGCCGGGTAGCTATAGGGCGCTCCGTACCCAGCCGTTGGGTACTGGGGAGCGAGTACCCCACCGTACGGACTGGGCGTACCATATGCAGTGGGTACGGGGTACGCGTAGGGCGTGGGCGAGGCGTACCCTGCGAAGGGCGGGGCATAGGTGCCCTGGGCAGCCGGGAACGTCAGGTGTGGAACGGCAGTAGGGTGCGGAGAGTGTACCGGGCTAGCTGTACCGTGGGCAGCGTGGTCAGCGTGGTCAGCGTGGGCACCGTGGGCAGCGTGCGCCCCCCCCAGTTTATCACATGACGAAACTGAAGCCAGCGCCAGGATGAAGAATCCGAACACCCACGTCCGAATCTGTGCAAAAAAAggtcaattatttttatcatctttataattatttttattgttattctatcatttatcaatatcatatatgaatacattttattttattattttactttattatcattattattatttattaaccttatttctatttcattattgttctatCATTTATATCGTATATGAATATTGgtagatttatttctttttaatatcataatgaaagaaagaaagaaaaaaagatatcttCGAGGtaggcaatctctctctctctctctctctttttgttctctcttttctctctctcttctttctctctctctctctctctgtcttctctctctctgtctgtctctgtctgggtctgtctctttctctctctctctctgtctctctctctgtctctctgtctctctctctgtctctctctgtctgtctgtctgtctctctctctctctctctctctctctctctctctctctctctctctttctctctctgttgcagTGTTGCCTTATTTTGGGGGGTGATTTTTTCCCGCTAaatctatatttcatttataacaactgccgcggcggggatttCGAACTCTGGACTAACAGAATCGAGGTTTATTGTCTTTACCACTAAACCATCGTAAATTTTTTAGTTATAACTTAAGAGAAACGAacttatcatttatctatatatatatatatatatatatatatatatatatatatatatatatatatatatatatacatatatataatatatatatatatatatatatatatatatatatatatattatatatatatatatctttatcttctttgtcttccagatgcatatttaacattgtcagcctggttgcccacttactaacgcgccccttgataacccacgcgacgggcgatgtggtatgaattatcatttctgtatttaatcattggaggaagaaggaggaggaggaggaggaggaagaggaagaggaagaggaagaggaggaggaagaggaagaggaagaggaagaggaagaggaagaggaggaagaggaagagggaggaggaggaggaggaggaagaggaagaggaggaggaatcccccaggctccttctcaactcgcagtctccaactaactaggagaaactatctctgccgctttgaaacagttacactgtaatacgccagacatatatatatataactaggaggaactatctctgccgctttaaaacagctacactgtaatatgccagacatatatctgtatatatatatgtaactaggaggaactatctctgctatttggtcatgtgatgagaagtaaaaatattgagaaaggcttgctgacagggatggtgatgggaaacagaggaagagccaaaccgaagacaagactgagcgacaacatcaaagatatttgcgggctgtcgatggtacaacattataaataagatagattaagtaaaaaagataataataataataataatagataataaaaataagaaaaacattaggcttgattttttttcataattgtcgtaaatgtgtgtgtgtgtgtgtgtgtgtgtgtatgtgtatgtgtatgtgttgtgtgtgtgtgtgtgtgtgtgtgtgtgtgtgtgtgtgtgtgtgtgagagagagagtgtgtgtgtgtgtggtgtgtgtgtttgtgtagctgtttgtgtgtgtgtgcgtgcagtgtgtgtgtgtggtgtggtgtgtgtgtgtgtttgtgtatctgtttgtgtgtgtgtgcgtgcatgtatgtgaatcagtgtgtgtgtgtgtgtgtgtatgaagttatgaaatatatttaatagaaaaatataactgactgtgttttgtgggtatatatatgtgtgtctgtaaaaaTGGATGTACATGTCTGTttgactgtgtatgtatataaatgtgcgtgcATTAATGTGTatgggcgtgcgtgtgcgtgtgtatgtatgtgtgtgtgtgtttatgtgtgttatgtatgtctgtgtctgttttttttctgtgttcgtgtgtgtatgtctgtgtgtgtgtgtttctatgtgcgtacgtatgtatgtgtgcgagtgtctatgtgcgtacgtgtgtgtgtgtgtgtgtgtttctatgtacgtgtgtgtctgtgtgcgtatgtatgtatgtgcgtacgtatgtgtgtgtgtgtgagtgtgtgtctatgtgcgtacgtgtgtgagtgtgtgtgtgcgtgtgtgcgcgtgcatgcgtgtctgtgtgaatacgtgcgtatatgtgtgtatgtatgtttgtaaagtCCCTATGTACACATaagtatacgcacatacatacacttacataatgTAATTATGCAATATTGTGCAATATTATGCAAGTTTCTCgtggttttaaaaattgggttcaaacgtgtataaaatttttcgttttttcccatcattttgttaaaaagaaaaaaaaaaaaaaaaaaaaaaaaaaaaaaaaaaattggcaactgACCGcctagaggaggagggggaggaagaggaagaggaggaagaagaggaggaggaggaagaagaggaggaggaggaagaagaggaggaggaggaagaagagaggaggaggaagaagaggaggaggaggaagaagaggaagaagaggaagaagaggaggaggaggaagaagaggaggaggaggaagaagaggaggaggaggaagaagaggaggaggaggaagaagaagaaggagaagaagaaggagaaggagaaggagaaggagaaggagaagaagaggaaaaagaaaagaagagagaggagaaaagaagagaagaaagaagaagaagagaagaagagagaaaagaaagaagaagaaagagaagaagaaataaataataaaaagaaaatgaagcattGTTGTCAAATTttaacagaatgaaaaaaatcaggaaataagATAATGGGTCTTGTTTaacgaatgaggaagaggaggagaagaggaagaagaagaagaagaagaagaggaagaagaagaagaaaaaggaagaagaagaaggagaataataataataaataaataaaagaagaagaagaagaagagaaaaaaggaagaagaagaaggaggaagagaataataagaagaagaatgaggaa
This portion of the Penaeus monodon isolate SGIC_2016 unplaced genomic scaffold, NSTDA_Pmon_1 PmonScaffold_5076, whole genome shotgun sequence genome encodes:
- the LOC119571085 gene encoding extensin-2-like, yielding IRTWVFGFFILALASVSSCDKLGGAHAAHGAHADHADHAAHGTASPVHSPHPTAVPHLTFPAAQGTYAPPFAGYASPTPYAYPVPTAYGTPSPYGGVLAPQYPTAGYGAPYSYPAPQYPVPLLGQGTGWGLQGTGCGLQKAPAADYKAPAADYKAPAADYKAPAADYKAPVVDYKAPAADYKAPAADYKAPVADYKAPVADYKAPASGYVYNAPEGAPHPGYHAPKPTYKPPTASGYDYTPPKSDYLPPKSDYEAPSSGYVYKAPEGAPHPGYHAPKPTYKPPTAYKAPAQHGYDYTPPKSAYLPPKSDYEAPASGYVYKAPEGAPHPGYHAPKPTYKPPTASGYDYTPPKSDYLPPKSDYEAPSSGYVYKAPEGAPHPGYHAPKPTYKPPTAYKAPAQHGYDYTPPKSAYLPPKSDYEAPASGYVYKAPEGAPHPGYHAPKPTYKPPTASGYDYTPPKSDYLPPKSDYEAPSSGYVYKAPEGAPHPGYHAPKPTYKPPTAYKAPAQHGYDYTPPKSAYLPPKSDYEAPSSGYVYKAPEGAPHPGYHAPKPTYKPPTASGYDYTPPKSDYLPPKSDYEAPSSGYVYKAPEGLPHRGYHAPKPTYKPPTASGYDYMPPKSDYLPPKSAYDAPKSGYEAPKADGHGYKIHDPSYSTTMDPNWRPKFTTPYPEGASSLHYKAALRTEVLLKYRDVEGLKLREARGSRELKAPHYKAPAADYKAPVEDYKPPFETTKPLKDTKLPATGCTPPCGIVHLSLPDYVSRL